From Hyla sarda isolate aHylSar1 chromosome 5, aHylSar1.hap1, whole genome shotgun sequence, a single genomic window includes:
- the SDC2 gene encoding syndecan-2, with protein MRNMWILLSFALLALVSGETMVATTSDKDLYIDNTSVEESSGVYPIDDDDYSSGSGSGVVDVDDKELAEQLPTIRAVPENLPISDAPVVASTTPKMQTSIVLNPEEPVEKSDNDLLERTSNNKVEVITEKQSDNLFHRTEVLAAVIAGGGIGFLFAVFLILLLVYRMRKKDEGSYDLGERKPSSAVYQKAPTKEFYA; from the exons ATGGTGGCCACAACATCAGACAAAGACTTGTATATTGACAACACATCAGTTGAAGAATCCTCCGGAGTGTATCCCATTGATGACGATGACTACTCTTCTGGTTCAGGATCAG GAGTTGTAGACGTGGATGACAAAGAATTGGCAGAACAGCTTCCGACCATTAGGGCAGTTCCAGAAAATCTACCAATTAGTGATGCTCCAGTAGTCGCCTCGACTACGCCAAAGATGCAGACAAGCATAGTCCTAAATCCAGAG GAACCTGTGGAAAAGAGTGATAATGATCTCTTAGAACGTACATCCAACAACAAGGTAGAGGTGATCACGGAGAAGCAGTCAGATAACCTATTCCACAGAACAGAAGTACTTGCAG CGGTCATTGCCGGTGGAGGCATCGGCTTCCTTTTTGCAGTTTTCTTAATCCTGCTGTTGGTTTACCGCATGAGAAAGAAGGATGAGGGCAGCTACGACCTTGGAGAACGAAAACCATCCAGCGCTGTCTACCAAAAGGCACCAACTAAAGAGTTTTATGCATAA